A genomic segment from Pseudovibrio sp. Tun.PSC04-5.I4 encodes:
- the ltrA gene encoding group II intron reverse transcriptase/maturase: protein MEPRAGTKGNAKQQNTRRAQDRESVLSALDRIRNAAKHKKKDKFTALLHHMSPASLREAFYAINRDAAPGIDGVTWQAFEAESDQKIRTLHHKVRTGAYRPKPALRTYIPKADGRERPLAIVTLEDKIVQRATATILNQIYEEDFLGFSYGFRPERGQHDALDALYVGITTRRVNFILDADILGFFDNVNQKWLLRFLEHRVGDPRIIRLIRKWLRAGVLEDGVTSISDKGTGQGASISPLLANIYLHYVFDLWANRWRQREAKGAMIVVRYADDIVVGFEHETDGLHFQKMLRERLGQFDLQLHPDKTRLIEFGRHAAYRRKRRGVSRPETFNFLGFTHICGRSRKGAFQLQRKSRSDRRTEKLKQIKEVLRRHINRPIPEQGVWLKRVLNGYFAYHAVPTNSRSIRAFRHYVKTIWMRVLRRRSQRHKMSWQRMENIAEEWLPVPRVLHPWPNKRFAVKHPR from the coding sequence ATGGAGCCAAGGGCGGGAACCAAGGGGAATGCGAAGCAGCAAAACACGCGCCGGGCACAGGACCGGGAAAGCGTGCTAAGTGCGCTGGATCGCATACGCAACGCTGCAAAGCACAAGAAGAAGGATAAGTTCACTGCGCTCCTTCACCACATGAGCCCAGCAAGTCTGCGGGAGGCATTTTACGCAATAAACCGTGATGCAGCCCCCGGAATCGATGGGGTGACGTGGCAAGCATTTGAGGCGGAGAGTGATCAAAAGATTAGAACTCTACACCACAAGGTACGAACAGGAGCGTACCGACCTAAACCGGCTTTACGGACATACATACCCAAAGCAGATGGTCGGGAAAGACCACTCGCGATTGTTACGCTCGAAGACAAGATTGTTCAGAGAGCAACGGCAACCATATTGAACCAAATCTATGAGGAAGACTTCCTCGGGTTCAGTTATGGTTTCCGGCCAGAGCGCGGCCAGCACGATGCGCTGGACGCCCTTTACGTTGGTATTACAACGCGCAGAGTGAACTTCATACTCGATGCCGACATCCTAGGTTTCTTTGACAACGTCAATCAGAAATGGTTGCTCCGTTTTCTGGAACATCGTGTCGGTGACCCTCGTATCATTCGCCTGATCCGTAAGTGGTTACGGGCCGGGGTGCTGGAGGATGGTGTCACATCGATTAGTGATAAGGGAACTGGTCAAGGGGCGTCAATTTCGCCGCTACTGGCTAATATTTACCTGCACTATGTTTTCGATCTTTGGGCAAACCGCTGGCGACAGCGGGAAGCTAAAGGGGCCATGATTGTCGTTCGATATGCGGACGATATCGTGGTTGGCTTCGAGCACGAAACTGATGGATTGCACTTCCAGAAAATGCTGCGGGAACGACTGGGACAATTCGACCTCCAGCTCCATCCCGATAAAACCCGCCTCATCGAATTTGGGCGCCACGCGGCCTATCGGCGAAAGAGGCGGGGAGTATCGCGACCAGAAACCTTCAATTTTCTAGGCTTTACCCATATCTGCGGGCGATCCCGAAAGGGAGCATTTCAACTTCAGCGCAAGAGCAGGAGTGACCGCAGAACGGAAAAGCTAAAACAGATAAAAGAAGTGCTGCGGCGGCATATCAACCGCCCTATTCCGGAACAAGGGGTGTGGCTGAAGCGAGTCCTCAATGGTTATTTTGCCTACCACGCAGTGCCGACCAACTCTCGGTCAATCCGAGCTTTCAGGCATTATGTCAAAACGATCTGGATGCGTGTGCTTCGGCGGCGTAGCCAGAGACATAAGATGTCGTGGCAGCGAATGGAGAACATTGCGGAGGAGTGGTTACCAGTCCCGAGGGTCCTTCACCCTTGGCCTAACAAGCGATTTGCCGTCAAACACCCAAGGTAG
- a CDS encoding zeta toxin family protein: protein MKYVNFVMQGKGGAGKSFIAHCLAEYQRLKNRNLIAIDTDPVNPTFSSYKALNCTLIQMMENAEIDHRSFDKIIEGIISAEDEIHFVIDTGATTFLPLVKYLAENDVLILLGEHDCEVAIHTVVSGGGAIDATLSCIEKLFEVFPEQKIIIWKNEYSGRAEKNGKPFEELKLFKDNQARIYAVPTLAQRTGSSFNHDIQTMIERRLTFSEAIVNEGFGLMSRQRIKKVWADISSQLEAMAL, encoded by the coding sequence ATGAAATACGTGAACTTTGTAATGCAAGGAAAAGGCGGGGCCGGTAAGAGTTTTATTGCCCATTGTCTTGCCGAGTATCAACGTTTGAAAAATAGAAATCTTATTGCGATTGATACAGATCCAGTAAACCCAACATTTTCTTCTTATAAGGCGCTCAATTGTACTCTCATTCAAATGATGGAAAATGCCGAAATTGACCATCGAAGTTTCGATAAAATAATTGAGGGTATAATTAGCGCTGAGGACGAAATTCACTTCGTAATCGACACTGGAGCCACCACATTCCTGCCCTTGGTGAAATATCTGGCCGAAAACGACGTACTGATTCTCTTGGGCGAGCACGATTGTGAGGTTGCCATCCATACGGTCGTGAGCGGGGGAGGGGCAATTGATGCGACACTCTCCTGTATTGAGAAGTTATTCGAAGTATTCCCTGAACAGAAAATCATCATTTGGAAGAATGAATACTCAGGACGTGCAGAAAAAAACGGCAAGCCGTTCGAAGAGCTGAAGTTGTTTAAAGATAATCAGGCTCGTATTTACGCAGTGCCTACTTTAGCGCAGCGCACCGGCTCCTCCTTCAATCACGACATTCAGACCATGATCGAGCGACGATTGACCTTCTCGGAGGCAATCGTAAATGAGGGCTTTGGTCTCATGTCACGCCAGCGCATTAAGAAGGTTTGGGCTGACATTTCCTCGCAACTTGAAGCCATGGCTTTGTAA
- a CDS encoding TrbC/VirB2 family protein has translation MQSSKHSSSVFTREVKLFLLAVLLLTPTAAFAAGSGDWATPAVTTFQNLESGMVKIGTVAVGIGLVGYGVYSAIFGEMRWQKMFQYILGAVLIVAAPTAIRALVSVGG, from the coding sequence ATGCAGTCTTCCAAACATTCAAGCTCGGTTTTCACTCGTGAGGTCAAACTCTTTCTCCTTGCCGTTCTGCTCTTAACCCCGACCGCCGCTTTTGCTGCTGGGAGCGGGGACTGGGCAACTCCTGCGGTCACAACTTTTCAAAACCTTGAAAGCGGCATGGTCAAAATCGGCACCGTGGCCGTTGGGATCGGTCTTGTCGGCTACGGGGTTTACTCTGCAATCTTTGGCGAGATGCGCTGGCAAAAAATGTTCCAGTACATTCTTGGGGCCGTCCTTATTGTCGCTGCCCCCACAGCAATCCGCGCTCTTGTCAGCGTAGGAGGCTGA